The proteins below are encoded in one region of Haloterrigena turkmenica DSM 5511:
- a CDS encoding nuclear transport factor 2 family protein yields MKEIDNPTAVLSVSNVMSAYARRMDKHDLDGLLELLHEDCAIDYGDFGYYDGKEEVTEFLEGYIEGETGIVDSIHLTANPHIEVDGDTATGRWHYLGLDTLEDMGAVWLVGFYTVEFGREGDDWLITELTYDAKYFSPYDDGWAEEPMAI; encoded by the coding sequence ATGAAGGAAATCGACAACCCCACCGCCGTATTGTCGGTATCGAACGTCATGTCCGCGTACGCGCGCCGAATGGATAAACACGACCTCGATGGACTCCTCGAGTTACTCCATGAGGACTGTGCAATCGACTACGGAGACTTCGGCTACTACGACGGGAAGGAGGAGGTAACCGAGTTCCTCGAGGGATACATCGAAGGCGAAACGGGAATCGTTGACTCTATTCATCTGACTGCTAATCCGCACATCGAGGTCGATGGCGATACAGCGACGGGGCGATGGCACTATCTCGGCCTGGACACGCTCGAGGATATGGGTGCCGTCTGGCTCGTCGGATTTTATACGGTAGAGTTCGGCCGCGAGGGAGACGATTGGCTCATAACCGAACTCACGTACGATGCGAAGTATTTCAGCCCCTACGACGACGGTTGGGCCGAGGAACCGATGGCGATCTGA
- a CDS encoding SDR family NAD(P)-dependent oxidoreductase, which produces MKLAEDKSTVITGAASGIGRATAKVFAEHGANVVVADVDVDGGNETVEAIEDDGGTATFVETNVADQDDVQNMIDTAVEEYGGLDVLYNNAGIDGPHTEIAEYDVDGFDQVVDVNLKGVFLGMKYGISAMLEDGGGSIVSTSSIGGVNAVEGYSGYGATKAGVSLMTKTAAVEYADQGIRANAVAPGLVNTQMVQNIIEEEPEMEEEFLAYEPMDGFSDPREIANAVLFLTSDLASRVTGVTLPVEGGFLASNS; this is translated from the coding sequence ATGAAACTAGCTGAAGACAAATCGACGGTTATCACTGGCGCAGCATCCGGAATCGGGCGAGCAACTGCCAAGGTATTCGCCGAGCACGGAGCGAACGTCGTGGTTGCCGACGTGGACGTCGACGGTGGCAACGAGACGGTCGAAGCGATCGAAGACGACGGTGGCACGGCGACGTTCGTCGAGACCAACGTCGCCGACCAAGACGACGTACAGAACATGATCGATACTGCCGTCGAGGAATACGGTGGCCTCGACGTGCTTTACAATAACGCCGGCATCGACGGCCCGCACACGGAAATCGCCGAATACGACGTAGACGGCTTCGACCAGGTCGTCGACGTCAATCTCAAAGGGGTCTTTCTCGGCATGAAATACGGTATCAGCGCGATGCTCGAGGACGGCGGTGGATCAATCGTCAGTACGTCGTCGATCGGCGGTGTGAACGCTGTCGAAGGGTACAGCGGCTACGGGGCTACGAAGGCTGGCGTAAGTCTCATGACCAAAACGGCAGCCGTCGAATACGCTGACCAAGGGATCCGGGCAAATGCCGTCGCACCGGGCCTCGTCAACACGCAGATGGTTCAGAACATTATCGAAGAGGAGCCAGAGATGGAAGAGGAGTTCCTCGCGTACGAACCGATGGACGGCTTTTCCGACCCTCGAGAGATCGCGAACGCGGTCCTCTTTCTCACGTCAGATCTCGCGTCCCGCGTTACTGGCGTAACGTTGCCGGTAGAGGGCGGGTTTTTGGCTAGCAATTCGTAG
- a CDS encoding class I adenylate-forming enzyme family protein codes for MEFNFDLGVPDQESFIQQTKQLNVGDLLRKATRMYSDRVLVSEPGRDVTYEEFNERVNSLANALLERGYEKGEAKVAVLSENRGEFLEPIFAGAKLGYLVPALNWRLEREELIHCAELVDPDALIVSDRYREKAGWIEEEMDEPPEIIHLDGGDGDLEYETLIDDGSTDEPAPDYDVDPEQGLVVLYTSGTTGLPKGVVISHRAWLARGYTYVIDWEMQEGDGWLGWGPMFHIIAVDAMPGVLTLGGTYYPTDGFDTERIVDILLEDGGGIGWLYLLPGVINDFLDYIEENDVDVDEMRDIRAIGALVDLVDPKKVKRVTEMFDMPFKNSYGATEDANVLSAGNDIPVGVLPDDDDLAKAESSFVDLKLIDEEWNEVEGRGELAARGPTLSSGYINNPEANREDFNDGWFRTGDIFVYNEEDGTYSFVNRRKYLIKSGGENIYPAEIEKVLLQHQEIENATVVRVSDEKWGEVPRAVVSTYNPEQVTTDELMEMLRNEIANYKLPHYVEIVHPDDLPRSATGKIVREEVEDWEPDEENRVREV; via the coding sequence ATGGAGTTCAACTTTGACCTTGGGGTGCCTGACCAGGAGTCGTTCATACAACAAACGAAGCAGTTGAATGTCGGAGATCTCCTCCGGAAGGCCACTCGGATGTATTCCGATCGAGTTCTCGTTAGCGAGCCCGGGCGAGATGTGACCTACGAAGAGTTCAACGAGCGGGTAAACTCGCTCGCAAATGCCCTTCTCGAGCGGGGATACGAAAAGGGAGAGGCAAAAGTGGCCGTCCTCTCTGAAAACCGCGGCGAGTTCCTCGAACCCATCTTCGCAGGTGCAAAGCTCGGCTACCTCGTCCCTGCACTCAATTGGCGTCTCGAGCGAGAGGAACTCATTCACTGCGCCGAACTCGTTGACCCCGACGCGCTCATCGTCTCTGACAGATATCGGGAGAAGGCCGGTTGGATCGAAGAGGAGATGGACGAGCCGCCGGAGATCATTCACCTCGACGGTGGTGACGGTGATTTGGAGTACGAGACGCTCATCGACGACGGATCGACGGACGAACCCGCACCCGACTATGACGTCGACCCCGAACAGGGGCTGGTAGTGCTCTACACGTCCGGGACGACCGGTCTCCCGAAAGGTGTGGTTATCAGTCATCGGGCGTGGCTCGCTCGCGGCTACACGTACGTTATCGACTGGGAGATGCAGGAGGGTGACGGGTGGCTCGGATGGGGGCCGATGTTCCACATCATCGCGGTCGACGCGATGCCCGGGGTGCTGACGCTGGGCGGAACCTACTATCCGACGGACGGCTTCGATACCGAACGTATCGTCGACATTCTGCTCGAAGACGGTGGCGGTATCGGCTGGCTCTATCTGCTTCCTGGCGTGATCAACGACTTCCTCGACTACATCGAGGAAAACGATGTCGACGTGGACGAGATGCGCGATATCCGAGCGATCGGTGCTCTCGTCGATTTAGTCGACCCGAAGAAAGTAAAGCGCGTCACTGAAATGTTCGATATGCCCTTCAAGAACTCCTACGGAGCGACTGAAGACGCGAACGTCCTCAGTGCTGGAAATGATATCCCGGTCGGCGTCCTTCCCGATGACGACGACCTCGCGAAAGCCGAATCGTCCTTCGTCGATCTGAAGCTGATCGATGAGGAGTGGAACGAGGTCGAAGGTCGCGGTGAGCTCGCAGCGCGCGGCCCGACGCTGTCCAGCGGTTACATCAACAATCCCGAAGCGAACCGAGAGGATTTCAACGACGGGTGGTTCCGAACGGGCGATATATTCGTCTACAACGAAGAGGACGGCACTTACAGCTTCGTCAACCGACGAAAGTATCTGATCAAGAGCGGCGGGGAGAATATCTATCCCGCTGAAATCGAAAAAGTCCTCCTGCAACACCAGGAAATCGAAAACGCAACTGTCGTCCGGGTCTCTGACGAGAAATGGGGTGAGGTGCCGCGAGCAGTCGTCAGCACGTATAATCCGGAGCAAGTCACTACTGACGAACTGATGGAAATGCTTCGGAACGAAATCGCGAATTACAAGCTACCGCACTACGTCGAAATCGTCCATCCCGACGACCTCCCTCGTTCAGCGACCGGGAAAATCGTTCGCGAAGAGGTCGAAGACTGGGAGCCCGACGAGGAGAATCGAGTTCGGGAAGTGTAA
- a CDS encoding AMP-binding enzyme has translation MPERIDSKFANGWSLTEDLGIEDGDDSFAFHSCKYDVIICSGYRVSPEELKEKLSTHEAVADADLIGVPDETRGKVPKAFVLLASDSLRERPQEYIKDRLAQLMNATARHI, from the coding sequence ATGCCGGAGCGGATCGACTCGAAGTTCGCGAACGGCTGGTCGCTGACCGAGGACCTCGGGATTGAAGACGGGGACGACTCCTTCGCGTTCCACAGCTGCAAGTACGACGTCATTATCTGTTCGGGCTATCGGGTCAGTCCGGAGGAGCTGAAAGAGAAATTATCGACTCACGAGGCGGTTGCCGACGCCGACCTCATCGGCGTCCCCGACGAGACTCGCGGGAAGGTTCCGAAGGCGTTCGTTCTCCTCGCGTCCGACTCGCTGCGAGAACGGCCACAGGAGTATATCAAGGACCGACTGGCCCAACTGATGAATGCTACCGCCCGGCATATTTAA
- a CDS encoding MaoC family dehydratase translates to MPKYYEDLEPGATRTCGSRTLTRDEIVEFAERFDPQPFHVDEAAAQRSIFGGIVASGLHTMCASMRLYTDDFLDDIALVAGRGLDEVRFPNAVYPGDTLSVRIEGLEKSPSPSDPSWGEADVSLTTVTRDGETVLSLSNVFVVERRPADDSE, encoded by the coding sequence ATGCCGAAGTACTACGAAGACCTCGAGCCCGGCGCGACGCGGACGTGCGGCAGCCGAACGCTGACCAGAGACGAGATCGTCGAGTTCGCCGAACGATTCGATCCGCAGCCGTTTCACGTGGACGAAGCCGCGGCGCAGCGGTCGATATTCGGCGGGATCGTCGCGAGCGGGTTGCACACGATGTGCGCTTCGATGCGACTGTACACCGACGACTTTCTGGACGACATCGCCCTTGTCGCCGGACGCGGACTGGACGAGGTCCGCTTTCCGAACGCGGTCTACCCCGGCGATACGCTGTCGGTTCGAATCGAGGGACTCGAGAAATCGCCGTCGCCGTCCGATCCGTCGTGGGGCGAGGCCGACGTGTCCCTGACGACGGTCACCCGGGACGGCGAGACAGTCCTCTCCCTGTCCAACGTCTTCGTCGTAGAACGACGCCCCGCTGACGACTCCGAGTAG
- a CDS encoding nuclear transport factor 2 family protein codes for MCSAEQAVRDRLEIHELRGAYARAIDYGNYEEATEIFTDDAVVNYRGGTCHGGEEVAAYWCENVAYEFSMHTVQMPELSINGDEATGRWYMIVFYVTPDGDDGHVLGWYEDKYRRVNGKWMIEKLDMDVTYDTTNYHV; via the coding sequence ATGTGCTCAGCCGAGCAGGCGGTTCGAGACAGACTCGAGATTCACGAGCTCCGTGGTGCGTACGCTCGAGCGATCGATTACGGGAACTACGAAGAGGCGACCGAGATCTTCACCGACGATGCGGTCGTGAACTACCGCGGCGGGACGTGTCACGGCGGCGAGGAGGTGGCGGCATATTGGTGCGAGAACGTCGCCTACGAGTTCAGCATGCACACAGTGCAGATGCCCGAACTATCGATCAACGGAGACGAGGCGACCGGACGATGGTACATGATCGTGTTTTACGTGACGCCGGACGGCGACGACGGCCACGTTCTGGGCTGGTACGAAGACAAGTATCGACGCGTCAACGGAAAGTGGATGATCGAGAAACTGGACATGGACGTGACGTACGATACGACCAACTATCACGTCTAG
- a CDS encoding glucose 1-dehydrogenase yields the protein MSYNIDGKTAIVTGAASGIGRATAERLAAEGANVAVVDIDIEGGEETVARIEDDEGVARFIETDVSDEADVERMVKATVDEFGSLELAHNNAGIEGESATTAEHTKANWDRVVDTNMKGVWLCMKHEIPAMLEGDGEGAIVNTSSISGQTGAGDAPYVATKHGILGLTRTAAVEYAQEGIRVNAVAPGVIDTPVSNRFREENPEEFEQFVQMAPVGRMGEPMEIGNAVAWLLSEEASFATGGLFQIDGGFMAL from the coding sequence ATGTCGTACAACATCGACGGGAAGACAGCGATAGTGACCGGAGCGGCGTCCGGTATCGGCCGAGCGACGGCCGAGCGACTGGCGGCGGAGGGCGCGAACGTTGCCGTCGTCGACATCGATATCGAGGGCGGTGAGGAAACAGTCGCACGCATCGAAGACGACGAAGGCGTCGCACGCTTCATCGAAACGGACGTCTCGGACGAAGCGGACGTTGAGCGAATGGTCAAGGCGACCGTCGACGAGTTCGGCTCGCTCGAGTTGGCGCACAACAACGCCGGCATCGAGGGCGAGAGCGCGACGACCGCCGAGCACACCAAAGCGAACTGGGATCGGGTCGTCGACACGAACATGAAGGGCGTCTGGCTCTGTATGAAACACGAGATTCCGGCAATGCTGGAGGGCGACGGCGAAGGCGCGATCGTCAACACCTCGTCGATCTCCGGCCAAACGGGAGCCGGAGATGCCCCGTACGTCGCGACCAAACACGGAATTCTCGGACTCACCCGCACCGCTGCCGTGGAGTACGCTCAGGAAGGAATCCGAGTCAATGCTGTCGCACCCGGTGTCATCGACACGCCAGTGTCCAATCGATTCCGCGAGGAGAACCCCGAGGAGTTCGAGCAGTTCGTCCAGATGGCACCCGTGGGTCGCATGGGAGAACCGATGGAGATCGGGAACGCGGTCGCGTGGCTCCTGTCTGAGGAAGCGTCGTTTGCGACGGGAGGACTGTTCCAGATCGACGGCGGGTTCATGGCTCTGTAG
- a CDS encoding SDR family NAD(P)-dependent oxidoreductase: MVVQDKVAVITGAASGIGRKTACRYAEHGASVVVADVDAEGGAETVERISDDGGEATFVETDVTDPTEVRTAIETAVDEYGDLDVLFNNAGIEGSLNELAEWDDEAIEPVIDVNLKGVFYGLKYGIEAMLATGGGSIINTSSVGAATGINGRSMYCATKAGVNGLTRTAAVEYAEDDIRVNSVLPGTTDTPMIRRSDQERDTDRLQLNTSDAMEGRGQPRHLADAVLFLGSDLSARVTGVELPVDGGFLAGP, from the coding sequence ATGGTAGTCCAAGACAAAGTGGCAGTCATTACCGGCGCAGCGTCTGGAATCGGCCGCAAGACAGCGTGTCGCTACGCAGAGCACGGCGCGTCGGTCGTCGTCGCGGACGTCGACGCCGAGGGGGGAGCGGAGACAGTCGAGCGCATCTCGGACGACGGTGGCGAAGCGACGTTCGTCGAGACGGACGTCACGGACCCCACCGAGGTCCGTACCGCGATCGAAACCGCCGTCGACGAGTACGGTGATCTCGACGTCCTCTTCAACAACGCCGGTATCGAGGGATCCCTGAACGAACTGGCCGAGTGGGACGACGAGGCGATCGAGCCGGTCATCGACGTCAACCTCAAAGGCGTCTTTTACGGGTTGAAGTACGGTATCGAGGCGATGCTAGCCACCGGCGGCGGGTCGATCATCAACACCTCTTCGGTCGGGGCCGCGACCGGAATCAACGGTCGGTCGATGTACTGTGCGACGAAAGCGGGAGTGAACGGACTGACGCGGACCGCCGCCGTCGAGTACGCCGAAGACGACATCAGGGTGAACTCGGTCCTTCCCGGGACGACCGACACGCCGATGATCCGTCGGTCCGACCAGGAACGCGACACCGACCGACTCCAACTGAACACGAGCGATGCGATGGAGGGACGAGGTCAACCGCGACACCTCGCCGACGCGGTGCTCTTCCTCGGCTCCGACCTGTCAGCTCGAGTGACCGGCGTCGAGTTACCCGTCGACGGTGGGTTCCTCGCCGGGCCGTAG
- a CDS encoding FAD-binding protein, translating into MVANSPEEWDREADVVIVGSGGAGLVAALAAESEDILVLEKAASIGGTTAVSGGGLWLPNSRPVLEEAGEQPAEQIHAYIRRCAGERVDDELIETFVELAPDVVDFVESETALEFQFAGYPDYHTDWEEASDEGNMIEPTLYDGTRLGENLDDIRDDPHHTFPVPASEIYEAGGHAKFATVADFDELERRNEADLLATGEALVAGLYEACLDAGVAFETEAPARELVVDDGEVVGVVAAVDEEETFVRAGAVVIAAGGMDWDEDMRENFLRGPVTGPATPPQVEGDGIKLGMDVGADLGNTNEAWWFPTAHVPGQRWEDGSPLYSMVWGRTLPGSIMVNEDGERFCNEAGNYHDLGKRFHTFDPETYEYENLPAYLVVDSGYREQYSLLTVAPGEEAPDWVAEGETLRDLAVELDVDPDGLEATVEAFNEHAREGVDPAFGRGETAYDNFVGDPDTDHPNLAPLNEPPFYAVEVHSGIIGTKGGLITRSDGTVLDVDADPIDGLYAASNSTAHVMGMGYAGAGATLGPNVVFGYQAGKHASEFAD; encoded by the coding sequence ATGGTAGCGAATAGCCCAGAGGAGTGGGATCGAGAAGCCGACGTCGTGATCGTCGGTTCCGGCGGTGCGGGTCTCGTCGCCGCACTCGCAGCCGAGTCGGAAGACATACTGGTTCTGGAAAAAGCGGCATCCATCGGCGGCACGACCGCCGTCTCCGGTGGGGGCCTCTGGTTGCCGAACAGCAGACCGGTCCTCGAAGAAGCCGGCGAACAACCGGCCGAGCAGATTCACGCCTACATCCGACGGTGCGCCGGCGAGCGAGTCGACGACGAACTGATCGAGACGTTCGTGGAACTCGCCCCCGACGTCGTCGACTTCGTCGAGTCCGAGACGGCCCTCGAGTTCCAGTTCGCCGGCTATCCCGATTACCACACGGACTGGGAGGAAGCGAGCGACGAGGGGAACATGATCGAGCCGACGCTGTACGACGGGACGCGCCTCGGTGAGAACCTCGACGACATCCGGGACGATCCCCACCACACGTTCCCCGTCCCCGCCAGCGAGATCTACGAGGCCGGAGGCCACGCGAAGTTCGCCACCGTCGCCGACTTCGACGAACTCGAGCGGCGAAACGAGGCGGACCTGCTCGCCACCGGCGAGGCGCTGGTCGCCGGCCTCTACGAGGCCTGTCTGGACGCGGGCGTGGCGTTCGAAACGGAGGCCCCGGCCCGCGAACTCGTCGTCGACGACGGCGAGGTCGTCGGCGTGGTCGCGGCGGTCGACGAGGAGGAGACGTTCGTCCGCGCCGGAGCCGTCGTCATCGCCGCCGGCGGGATGGACTGGGACGAGGACATGCGCGAGAACTTCCTCCGTGGGCCGGTCACCGGACCGGCCACGCCGCCGCAGGTCGAAGGCGACGGCATCAAACTGGGGATGGACGTCGGCGCCGACCTCGGCAACACCAACGAGGCGTGGTGGTTCCCGACGGCGCACGTGCCCGGCCAGCGCTGGGAGGACGGCTCGCCGCTGTACAGCATGGTCTGGGGTCGAACACTTCCCGGGTCGATCATGGTCAACGAGGACGGCGAGCGCTTCTGTAACGAGGCCGGCAACTACCACGATCTCGGAAAGCGATTCCACACGTTCGATCCGGAGACGTACGAGTACGAGAATCTGCCCGCCTATCTCGTGGTCGACAGCGGCTATCGGGAACAGTACAGCCTCCTCACGGTAGCGCCGGGCGAAGAAGCTCCTGACTGGGTCGCCGAGGGCGAGACGCTGCGGGACCTAGCCGTGGAACTCGATGTCGATCCCGACGGCCTCGAGGCGACCGTCGAGGCGTTCAACGAGCACGCCCGCGAGGGCGTCGATCCGGCATTCGGTCGCGGCGAGACCGCGTACGACAATTTCGTCGGCGACCCCGACACCGACCATCCGAACCTGGCGCCCCTGAACGAACCGCCCTTCTACGCCGTCGAGGTCCACAGCGGCATCATCGGGACGAAAGGCGGACTGATCACGCGGTCGGACGGAACGGTTCTCGACGTCGACGCCGATCCGATCGACGGATTGTACGCCGCGTCGAACAGCACGGCCCACGTGATGGGAATGGGATACGCCGGTGCGGGCGCCACGCTCGGGCCGAACGTTGTTTTCGGCTATCAGGCCGGGAAACACGCGAGCGAGTTCGCGGACTGA
- a CDS encoding lipoate--protein ligase family protein: MVRRIDVRGETVGYWDAIDELMAKQMHEGTFEPTLVVMHWDVETPCLDLGTYEDADRVDVDLARERGFTVGRRYAFAGGTAVHTPDFPNYMLYYRKEDTSILEEADASGLADVAGLESIGFEAEYDSIGDVEIVKDDAKVKVMAGAAATIHVPDYWVATLSVIWDFPEEGAILDDAVSIPREKFEDKDTDSLTGRMQPLSEVLEEVEIDATKEEVIDAIARANVDRLIGPDAELVDDEWTDEERAFLDRMAPFFESDPWINRVSTARMCRRAPADYALGQAAYKSRKLINVSAIIDDDEKIHDIIIGGDLYIRPQPTITSGGVLEELASELEGVPITDEDALLETVERVFDRPETEAPGIEPRDIVEPIHRANSNTMQVSEYLADR; the protein is encoded by the coding sequence ATGGTACGGAGAATCGACGTTCGCGGGGAGACCGTCGGGTACTGGGATGCCATTGACGAACTGATGGCGAAACAGATGCACGAAGGGACGTTCGAGCCCACGCTCGTGGTCATGCACTGGGATGTGGAGACGCCGTGTCTCGATCTCGGTACGTACGAGGACGCCGATCGGGTCGACGTCGACCTGGCGCGCGAGCGCGGCTTCACCGTCGGCAGGCGGTACGCGTTCGCGGGAGGAACCGCAGTCCACACGCCGGACTTCCCCAATTACATGCTGTACTACCGGAAGGAGGACACGAGTATCCTCGAGGAGGCCGATGCCAGCGGTCTCGCGGACGTCGCCGGCCTCGAGTCGATCGGGTTCGAAGCCGAGTACGACTCCATCGGCGACGTCGAGATCGTCAAGGACGACGCGAAGGTGAAGGTGATGGCCGGAGCGGCCGCGACGATTCACGTCCCCGACTACTGGGTCGCGACGCTGTCGGTCATCTGGGACTTCCCGGAGGAGGGAGCGATACTCGACGACGCGGTGAGCATTCCGCGGGAGAAGTTCGAGGACAAGGACACCGACTCGCTCACCGGTCGCATGCAGCCACTCTCCGAGGTTCTCGAGGAGGTAGAGATCGACGCGACGAAAGAGGAGGTGATCGACGCGATCGCCCGGGCGAACGTCGATCGGCTGATCGGTCCGGACGCCGAACTCGTCGACGACGAGTGGACCGACGAGGAGCGGGCGTTCCTCGATCGGATGGCCCCCTTCTTCGAGAGCGACCCGTGGATCAATCGAGTATCGACGGCGCGGATGTGCCGGCGAGCGCCCGCGGACTACGCGCTCGGCCAGGCCGCCTACAAGTCGCGGAAACTGATCAACGTCAGTGCGATTATCGACGACGACGAGAAAATCCACGATATCATCATCGGCGGTGACCTCTACATCCGACCCCAGCCGACGATCACCTCGGGCGGCGTCCTCGAGGAGCTGGCGTCGGAGTTAGAGGGGGTTCCGATAACCGACGAGGACGCGCTTCTCGAAACCGTAGAACGCGTGTTCGATCGGCCGGAAACCGAAGCGCCGGGAATCGAACCGAGAGATATCGTCGAACCGATCCACCGAGCGAACAGCAATACGATGCAGGTCTCCGAGTACCTGGCCGACCGCTGA